One Mangifera indica cultivar Alphonso chromosome 4, CATAS_Mindica_2.1, whole genome shotgun sequence genomic region harbors:
- the LOC123213718 gene encoding phototropin-2, with protein sequence MELPKLSANDDKDQRRSVDVFEPKASDGGVGQSSSVKQEASSKTAVLNSSTCTNKDTVNKWTVFEKEESGGKTESNGTSLQTEGNQILTGPSIADRTAEWGFVVQKHIGDGSFKAVGGEGSKNSSERFAVDSTRTSEESESGSFPRVSQELKEALATLQQTFVVSDATKPDCPIMYASSGFFGMTGYSSKEVIGRNCRFLQGPDTDRDEVVKIRDAVKNGTSYCGRLLNYKKDGTPFWNLLTVTPIKDDSGKAIKFIGMQVEVSKYTEGINDKALRPNGLPRSLIRYDARQKEKALCSITEVVQTMKHPQSHKPTGSLVTIEDLGEHEKFNLDYVLPKSVNTPGRQTQSDYTSDMRHSSSLNEVGKNSRQSGRSSFIRLKGRSSSFAGKDEPELIIAPEVLMTKDVECIDSWDSAERERDIRQGIDLATTLERIEKNFVITDPRLPDNPIIFASDSFLELTEYTREEILGRNCRFLQGPETDQTTVQKIRDAIREQKEITVQLINYTKSGRKFWNLFHLQPMRDQKGELQYFIGVQLDGSDHLEPLRNRLSENTEQKSTKFVKATAENVDEAVRELPDANLRPEDLWKIHSQPVFPRPHKKHNACWVAIQKITGRGEKIGLHHFKPIKPLGCGDTGSVHLVELKETGELYAMKAMEKSVMINRNKVHRACVEREIMSLLDHPFLPTLYASFQTPTHLCLVTDFCSGGELFALLDKQPMKLFKEESARFYAAEVVIGLEYLHCLGIIYRDLKPENILLQKDGHILLSDFDLSFMTSCKPRIIKHPLPNHRRRSRSQPLPTFLAEPVTISNSFVGTEEYIAPEIITGSGHSSAIDWWALGILLYEMLYGRTPFRGKNRQKTFANILHKDLTFPSSIPVSLAGRQLIHLLLNRNPVDRLGSNNGANEIKQHPFFRGINWPLIRTMSPPPLDAPLRLIGKDPKANDANWEDDGVLVNSVDLDLF encoded by the exons ATGGAGCTGCCCAAATTATCTgcaaatgatgataaggatcAGCGACGATCAGTTGATGTGTTTGAACCGAAAGCAAGTGATGGTGGTGTTGGACAATCGAGTAGTGTAAAACAAGAAGCATCATCAAAAACTGCCGTTCTTAATAGTAGTACTTGTACCAACAAGGACACTGTTAACAAATGGACGGTgtttgaaaaagaagagagtGGTGGCAAGACAGAATCGAATGGCACTAGTCTCCAGACGGAGGGGAATCAAATATTAACAGGACCTAGCATAGCTGACAGGACAGCGGAATGGGGATTTGTGGTGCAGAAACACATTGGAGATGGAAGTTTCAAAGCCGTTGGCGGTGAGGGGAGCAAAAATTCATCAGAAAGATTTGCAGTGGATTCCACAAGGACATCGGAAGAATCAGAATCAGGGTCCTTCCCAAGAGTGTCTCAAGAATTGAAGGAGGCTTTAGCAACATTGCAACAAACATTTGTCGTGTCTGATGCTACTAAACCGGATTGCCCAATTATGTATGCCAGCAGTGGATTTTTTGGTATGACCGGTTACTCTTCCAAGGAAGTCATTGGAAGAAACTG CCGGTTTCTTCAAGGTCCGGATACAGATAGAGATGAGGTGGTGAAGATACGAGATGCAGTGAAGAATGGGACAAGCTACTGCGGGAGGCTGTTGAATTACAAAAAGGATGGTACTCCCTTTTGGAATCTGCTCACTGTCACCCCTATCAAAGATGACAGTGGCAAAGCCATCAAATTTATTGG AATGCAGGTTGAGGTCAGCAAATACACAGAAGGTATAAATGATAAGGCATTACGGCCAAATGGATTGCCTAGGTCGCTGATCCGGTATGATG CTCGTCAAAAGGAAAAAGCTTTATGTTCCATCACAGAGGTAGTCCAGACAATGAAACATCCACAATCTCACAAGCCAACTGGAAGTCTTGTTACTATTGAAGATCTTGGAGAGCATGAGAAATTCAACCTCGACTATGTTTTGCCTAAGTCAGTTAATACACCTGGTAGACAAACTCAGAGTGATTACACAAGTGATATGCGTCACTCAAGTTCTCTTAATGAAGTTGGCAAAAATTCTAGACAATCAGGGCGCAGTTCTTTTATAAG ACTTAAAGGGAGGTCTTCAAGCTTTGCAGGAAAGGATGAACCTGAACTAATTATTGCACCCGAAGTTTTAATGACTAAAGATGTAGAGTGTATAGACAGTTGGGACAGTGCAGAAAGAGAGAGGGATATTCGTCAGGGAATTGATCTAGCAACCACATTGGAACGCATTGAAAAGAATTTTGTTATCACAGATCCAAGGCTTCCAGATAATCCTATT ATTTTTGCATCAGATAGTTTTCTTGAATTGACTGAATATACACGTGAGGAAATTTTGGGAAGAAATTGTCG GTTTCTTCAAGGACCTGAAACTGATCAAACAACTGTCCAAAAGATAAGAGATGCAATTAGAGAACAGAAGGAAATTACTGTTCAGTTGATCAACTACACCAAGAGTG GAAGGAAATTTTGGAACCTATTCCATTTGCAACCCATGCGTGATCAAAAG GGTGAGCTTCAGTACTTCATTGGTGTCCAACTCGATGGAAGTGATCATTTGGAACCCTTGAGGAACCGCTTGTCAGAGAATACAGAGCAAAAAAGTACAAAGTTT GTCAAAGCTACTGCAGAAAATGTTGATGAAGCTGTTCGAGAACTTCCTGATGCCAACTTG AGACCAGAAGACTTGTGGAAAATCCACTCTCAACCTGTTTTTCCACGACCACACAAAAAGCACAATGCTTGTTGGGTAGCAATACAAAAG ATCACTGGACGTGGTGAAAAAATTGGTTTACATCATTTCAAGCCAATAAAACCCTTGGGTTGTGGTGATACTGGCAG TGTTCACCTGGTGGAACTGAAAGAGACTGGTGAACTGTATGCTATGAAGGCAATGGAAAAATCTGTAATGATAAATCGTAATAAG GTTCACCGAGCATGTGTTGAAAGGGAAATAATGTCATTATTGGATCATCCTTTTTTACCCACACTCTATGCTTCCTTTCAG ACTCCTACACACTTATGTTTGGTAACAGACTTTTGCTCTGGTGGAGAGTTATTTGCTTTACTTGATAAGCAGCCTATGAAGTTATTTAAAGAGGAATCTGCCAG GTTCTATGCTGCAGAGGTTGTAATTGGCTTGGAATATCTTCATTGTTTAG GAATAATTTATCGAGACCTGAAGCCTGAAAATATTTTACTCCAGAAAGATGGGCATATCTTATTAAGTGACTTTGATTTATCATTCATGACATCATGTAAACCCCGG ATTATTAAGCATCCCCTGCCTAATCATAGGAGAAGATCCAGGAGTCAGCCACTGCCAACATTTTTGGCAGAACCAGTTacaatttcaaattcatttgttGGAACTGAAGAGTACATTGCTCCG GAAATTATTACAGGTTCAGGCCACAGCAGTGCTATTGATTGGTGGGCTCTTG GTATTTTATTGTATGAGATGCTCTACGGCCGTACACCTTTCAGAGGTAAAAATAGACAGAAGACATTTGCCAACATTTTGCACAAAGACCTCACTTTTCCAAGTAGCATTCCG